The genomic segment CCAAGCTGCCGGTACTCGCCGCCATCCACCGGCCGCTCGAATTCCCGGTATACGCCGCGCCACTGATCGCCGTTCACGGCCGCGCCCTGGATCTCCAGCAGCCTCCACTGATCGAATGCTGCGGGCACGTTCGGGCCGGCTTGTGAATAGCTCTGGGCGGCCTGCGCCACGTTCGCGCCTGCTTTCCAGCCTTCCTGGCCGGTCTCGAAATTGCCCAGATCGACGGTCGGCTCCACCAGACCGAGCGGGAACGGCTTGTTGGCCTTGTAATCCGCAATATAACGCTTCATAAATTGGTAATAGGCATCGCCGTGTCCCCCTTCGACGGGTTCGATATCGCGGCTATATTCGTAGGTGAAGTTGTCGACGAAGCGGGTTTTGCCCGCCGAGTCCTCGAACCGCTGCGCGATCCATTCGTTCCACCAGGTCAGGGTGACGATCTTGGGCCGCTCCGCGAAGGCGCGCTTCCACTGGGCGGCGAACGTAATGCCCCCTCTGCGCGGCGTAGCCGTTTCGAAGTCCGACATGTACGACTGCTGGAATGCCGTCGACACCGAGAGTTGCTCCTTCTGCGTTCCGTTCATCCCGACAGGCTGCGGATGCGGCTGCAGGAACGACCATTCCTTATTGGCCAGCGACGTCTGCAGGCCCCACATTTTCCGCAGCGTGAAGTGGGCGGTCAGCGCGGACGGAGCGGCGTCCGTCACGAGCATGAGTGGCTTGCCTTCGTACCGGACGAACAGATCGTCGTACTGTCCGCCGGCATAGAAGCGATTATAAATATCGGTACCGGAAAATGCCGGATTCGGATCGTCGCTCCACGATGCGGTCCAGAACACGACATGCGGCGTGCGCAGGCCTTCCTGTCTCATCGCCTTCATCGTGTCCAGCAGCACGGTAGCCGGATGGACGAAGATATCCTCGTAATACGCCGAATCCCATGTGCTGCGCGCATTGGTGTTATCGATATTGATAAAATCGACGCCCGCTTCCTCCAGCTGGATCAGATGCTGCCGGATGACCGCCGCATTGTCCGAACGATAGTAGCCGAGCGCCGGCTGCGCCCAATAATGGAAGCTGTACAGCGGCCCCCAGGCGGGAGCCGTCTTGTTGATGCCCGAGTCGGTCAATATGCGCTGAACGTCGTTTGTCGCGCCGCCGCCCGCGGGGACGACCGGATCGAACCATAACGAATAATTGATCGACACCAGATTATTCAGCGCGGTAATATCCAAAGCGCCCTCCGTCGATACAGCCTCGGCTGGTTTGACATTCACTGCAAGCGAAAGAAATGAAGCGACGAGCAAGGCCAATACGATCGTCCGTTTCAGAAGCCTTTTTCCCATCCGTTTCCCCTCCTACATTTTGATCGCGCCCGAAGTCATTCCCTGGATAAAATATTTCATGCCAAAAGAGAAAATCAGGACAAGCGGCAGAGAGGAAAGCGTATAGGCCGCGAATTGCACGCCCATATCCGTAATGCCGAACTGGTTCATGAACAGTGTGAGTCCGACGCCCAGCATCTGAATGTCGGCGTCGCTGATCGTCAGGAGCGGCCATATATAATCGTTGTAAATGCCGACCGATTGCATAATGAATATCGTGCTGATAATCGGCAAGGAAAGCGGAAATACGAGGTGAAACAAAATTTTCCGTTCGCCAGCGCCGTCGATTTTAACCGCGTCGAAGATCTCGTTGGGCAGTCCGCCGATAAACGTGCGGCTGAGGAAAATGCCGAAAATCTGTCCGCCCGCCGCAGCCTGAATGAGAATCACCCAAGGCGTGTTGGTGAGCCCCAGATTGGCATACAGCACGTAGGAAGGAATCAGCGTCAAAATGCCGGGAATCATCAGCAAGCCGAGCATCATCATGAACAACAACTCTTTGCCCGGGAATTGCTTCTTGGCGAACACGTAGCCGGACAGCGTGGACAGCATAATGACCGCCATGCTGCCGATCACCGCATACAGCACCGTATTGACCACGTATCTCCAAATCACCTGCGCCGCGGATTCAAAATTCGCCCACTGGGGCGGACTTGGCAGTCCCCAGAAGCTGCCGAGAATTTGCGCGTTGCTTTTGAGCGAGCTGAAGGCCATGAAAAAGATCGGAACCAGCGTCGCCAGCAGGATGACCGACAGCAATAGATAGAGAACGAACTGGGAGGCTCGCGCTCTCCGCCGATGGCCCAGCCCTTCGCTCCTTTCAAGCGCACGTCCCCGAAGACGCTCCGTCGCGCTTTTCGCCATACGGGCAGCCCTCCTCTCTTAATCCGTCGAAGATTTCATGAATTTCATATTGACGATCGTCAGCGCGAGAATAATCGCGAACATCGCCACGCCGAGCGCCGATGCGTAGCCGAGATCGTTGAATTGGGTCGCCGCGAAGTACATCTGCAGTGCGGGCACGTACGTCGAATCGAGCGGACCGCCGCGCGTCACGATCAGAATGCTGCCGAAGTCCTGAATAATGCCGATGAATGCCAGGATAATCAGCAGCTTCATCTGGCCGGCCAAAAACGGCAAATGCAGGGAACGGATAATTCTGGCGGCGCCGGCGCCGTCGATCTTGGCGGATTCGATCGCGTCCTGCGGAATCGAGATGAGCCCGGCGTAGAAAAGCAGCAGCGACATGATGCCGATGAACGGAAAGCCCATGAAAATAATGGCCCAGATCGCCGTATGCGGATCCCCTAACCAGGAGTGGGCCCAGCCGCCAAGGCCGATCGCTTGCAGGACCTGATTCAGCAGACCGACGTTCGGATCGTAAAAGTTTTGCCAGATCAGCAGACTGGCGACCGACGGGATAATCATCGAGACGACAAAGGCCGTTCTGAACCAGTACTGCGCGCCTTTTCTCCGCAAATAGTAGATCAGCTCCGCCACGACAAGCGGCGGGACGATGGTTTTGAACAGCCCCGTAATCATCAGCAGCGCCAGATTGCCGAGCCCTTTGATCACGTAGGGATCGCCGAACATGCGCCTATAGTTGGCGAGTCCGACGAACGTAGACCTCCCGCCCGGCTTCCAATCGTAGAAGGAATGGAATAGGCCGGAAAACGCGGGATAATACAAAAACATGGCGATGAGGCCGAAGGTCGGCAGCAGCATCAGATAGCTGAACCGCTCGCGCCATATCGCGCCGAAGATCCCCAGCCGATTGCTTTTCTTTAGAAAATAGAACAACCAAGCCAGCAAACCGGCGCCGACGGCCGCGACGACCAGCGCGACGATGCGGGTCTGGAGCGCTTGGTGCTTGGCGACTGCAATGGCGCTACCGATCTCCAGCTTTTGAACGACGCCGGTGCTCGAACCCTTGAAGAGCAAGCTGCCGTCATTGCTCACCGCCACCGCACGTCCCGCGCCGTCCTTGCCGCTCGCCGCTTGCCAGAGCTGATCGCCGCCGCCGTCCAGCACATAGTCGTTGCCCGCAAAATCGGACACTGCGACATAACTCCCATCATCGGTAGCCGCAACCGCAGTTACGGAATCCGCAGCGGTAAATATCGAAGGCTCGGCGCCCTCCCGATCGAAAATGAACACTTGATGCGAGGACGTCCCCGCTACGACCCTGCCCTGATCGGTAACGGACAGCGCATCGATCGTGCCGGACGCCGAATACTTCCCTACTTGCTCGTGCGATGCGTTCAGCAGGTAGATATACTGATCGGAGCCGCCAAGCGCGATCCATTCTCCGTTGCCGGACACGTCGACCTTGCGCGGCTGGATGCCGATATCGATCTCTTTGAGCGGCTGTCCGTCCCGATCGTATACATAGGCCGACTTGGAGCCCTTGAGCAGCGCCACGATCGCCGAGCCGTCGCCTGCGGACGCGACGCCGGTCACCGGCCGCTTCAGATTGCGGTCCCAGACGACGCTGCCTTCCGAATCGATCCGGTAGAGATGCCGGTCGTCGGAGGCAACCAGCAGGCTTCCGTCATTCAAATAAGCAGTAGCGGTCACGACGTTTTTGGTTTTGAAATCGAACAGCGGTTGTCCGTCCCCGTCGAATACCGACACCTTCGCGTCATAGGTACCGACGGCCACCGCTTGCCCGTCGGCGCGCACCGAAAGCGACGTGATCTGGGCCTGACCCGCGGTCCATTGCGTGCGCGCCGCGAATACCGGACTGCTGACGGCAAACAAAACGATTACGCCCAATACCGCCGATAGCATGGCGCTCAGCTTCAAATTTACCCCACCTTTCATTAGCACGTCGGTCCGGGCCGGTCAAGGAACGCCGCCTGGGCCGCTCCCGATCCGGCACAGACCGGGCGCCGGTCGTTCTCTATTCCCGTTTGGGCGGCTGCCGCTCCGGGTTATCCAGATCGGACACGTCCAGCTTGCGGAACGTCAGCGCCTCCGGCAAATAACGAAGCATCTGCTCCTGCATCTTGGCCAAGTAATCGTCAACCGTCATGCTGTTATAGAAGTAGCGCTGCACGAGGCTGACATACTCCTGGACGGAAGGCTGATAATCCTGAAGCCCGCGCGCAATCGTGTTCGAAGGTCCCTGAAGACCTTCCAGATTGCCGATCTGCTTGAATGAAGCGAACGCCTTGGACATCTCCTCCGGCAGCGTAATGTCGTTCAGCGCCGGTGGTCCGTTCAGCGCCGCATCGCGGCTGTTCTGGATCGCGGTCACATAGACGCCGTAGCCTTCAGGGCTCGTCAGGTACATCATGAAGTCGACGCTGAGCGCAGTCTGCTTCGCATCCTTTTGCACGAGGCCGTAGAACCCGATCGGCAGCTGAATCGTGCGGGCCGGCGCCTGTACGTATTCCCCTTCCATCGAAGGCATATTGAAAAAGCCGAACTCGAAAGGCTTCACGCCGTCCTTGACGCCGGTCTTCTCGGCATCTGCCAGATCCTTGGGCAGCTGCCAGTAAGCCGAAGGCGCGCCGAGCATCACCGCGGCCTTGCCTGTCAGGAACAGCTTGTAGGCCTGGGCCTCATTGGTTCCGAAGAAGCCCTCCGGCGTGTAGCTGAACAGCGTTTTGAGGTTTTCCATGACCGCTTTCCACTTGGGGTTGCCCGCCATTTTGTAGTCGCCCTGCTGTTCCTTGATCGCCTTCCAGACGCGAATCGGGTTTTTGGTCACCTTGCTCTCCGAGTCGTTGTACGGATCGGCCGCATCGTATTTCCATACGTCGTCAATGTCGGGGTTGTACGTATAATCCGCTTCCTGGGAGCGCGCCGTCTCGATGCTGTCCCTGAAGTACTGGTCGGGATAAATACGCATCAGCCAGCCTGCCTGGCCCGACCAGATCGAGGAGGAATCTCCGGCAAGCGCGAACGGCGTGTACCCGGCCGCCTTGGCCTTTTTGAATATTTCGATGAGTTCGTTAAACGTTGCCGGCGGCTCCGTCACCCCGAGTTTTGCGAAAATGTCCTTGTTGTACAGCCACAGAATCTGTACCGTCTCGAAATTAAGCACGTACAAGGAATCGTCGGCGCCTACCGCGCCCAGGTTGACGCCCATCGCCTCCAGGTTGAAGCTGTCTTTCCAGGGCTTGCCGGTGTACGGGTTGGTCTTGTCGAACCACGGATAGTAGTTGACGAATTTCCGCTGGGCCTGCAGATCCGCGACTTCGTTGATCATGGCGAGATCGACCTGCGGATCGCCTGCCGCGAACTGCGCGGTGAGCCATTCTTTATAGCCGCTCAGCGGCTTGATCTCGACGTTTACCTTCACCTTGGGGTGCTTGGCCATATAGGCTGCCGCCACCTTGTTCCACACCTCGCTGCTTTGCTGCGGCAGCGTGATATTAATCGTACCGTTCAGTTCTTCCTGCTGCGCTGCCTGGGACGCCGTATTGGACGGCGCATTCGTCGGCGAAGAGGCTGCAGACGGTTTGTTACCGCTTTCATTTTTGGAGCACGCCGCGAGCGCGGCAGCTATTAAGGATAACATTAAAATATAGCCCATCCACTTCTTTGCGTTGATCAATGGAATCCCCCCATAATAAAGATTGCGTTGAAGCTTGCCTAGTTCACGCTTGCGCGGCACGATGCAAACTGGTAGACCAATTCGCTTGCCCCCCTCTTTTCATTAAATTAAGAATACTAACTAAATTAATTAGTTATTAATTAGAATTCTAATTAGATCCTTTCATACTGTCAATAGTCTATTTCCGTTTGTTGCTGCAATGATTGTCTATACGAACCGTGTACGAAGCGCCCGGCGGTCAAAACAAATATGCCATAGGCTCTGAACCTGCCTCAGCGGCAGAATCAGAGCCTATGGCATGGTGGCGTGGCGAAGTCGCATCGGATCGTTCGCTGTCCGCGTTTTACGTAAGGGGACCGGTCGAGCTGCGGACGACGAGCGCGGGGATGATCTCGTCCTTCAGCGACGCGCTCCCGCCTTTGCTGGCTTTGGGAGCGCATAAGATTTCGACTGCTTTTTTCCCCATCTGCGCCGTGTTCTGGTTAATCGTCGTAAGGCCTGTGAACTGGGCGAACCTCAAATCGTCGTAGCCGATAATGCTGAGATCTCCCGGAACGGACAGCCCGTTCATCCGGGCGGCGCGCGACAAGCCGTAGGCCTTCAGATCGCTCGTTGCGAATATAGCCGTCGGCGGTTCGTTCAGCTCGAAAAAATAATGGAACCCGCGTTCGCCCGACTGCTGGTTCTCGGTGTCTGCGTCTATGACGTGCACGAGCTTCGGATCGAGCGGGATTTGCGCGATATCCAAGGCCAGCTTGTAGCCCTGCAGACGCAACGAGAACTCCTGATTCAAGTCGACCAGCGACGAGCCGGTCAGCAAAATGCCGATCCGCCGGTGCCCGAGCGCAAGTAAATGCTGGGTCGCGAGATACCCCCCTGTCAAATTGTCGACGATCACGTAAGGCACGGGGAACTGCGGAAAATAGGAGTGAACGGTAACAAGGTCGCGCCCCTCCTTCATCCACTGTTCGATATGCTCCGACGTGAAGTCGTATTTGCCCATCGTGGTGGCGATAAACCCGGTATTCGGCTCATCCGGCAGCTTGCCGCTCAGCGAATAATCCCAGACGCCGAAGGCCAGTCCCCGGCGCTCCGCTTCCTCCCGGATCGCGCTGAACATCTCCTCGTAGAATCGGTGCTCCAAATAATAAATATGAGCTCCCGTATTGTGGACCAGATAGACGCGCTCAAGGCCGTTATTAGTGTATGGCGGCTCGGCTTGCTCCCGTCCCTTCGCTGCGGAGGAAGCGCCTTTGACAAAGGATCCCTTTCCCCTCAGCCGATAGATCAGCCCTTCGTTTACCAGCTCGGAC from the Cohnella hashimotonis genome contains:
- a CDS encoding GntR family transcriptional regulator, whose translation is MSVPTKYQVIVDDIKAKIVSGEWPPDSLIPSQTELANMYETSEMTSRRALSELVNEGLIYRLRGKGSFVKGASSAAKGREQAEPPYTNNGLERVYLVHNTGAHIYYLEHRFYEEMFSAIREEAERRGLAFGVWDYSLSGKLPDEPNTGFIATTMGKYDFTSEHIEQWMKEGRDLVTVHSYFPQFPVPYVIVDNLTGGYLATQHLLALGHRRIGILLTGSSLVDLNQEFSLRLQGYKLALDIAQIPLDPKLVHVIDADTENQQSGERGFHYFFELNEPPTAIFATSDLKAYGLSRAARMNGLSVPGDLSIIGYDDLRFAQFTGLTTINQNTAQMGKKAVEILCAPKASKGGSASLKDEIIPALVVRSSTGPLT
- a CDS encoding carbohydrate ABC transporter permease: MAKSATERLRGRALERSEGLGHRRRARASQFVLYLLLSVILLATLVPIFFMAFSSLKSNAQILGSFWGLPSPPQWANFESAAQVIWRYVVNTVLYAVIGSMAVIMLSTLSGYVFAKKQFPGKELLFMMMLGLLMIPGILTLIPSYVLYANLGLTNTPWVILIQAAAGGQIFGIFLSRTFIGGLPNEIFDAVKIDGAGERKILFHLVFPLSLPIISTIFIMQSVGIYNDYIWPLLTISDADIQMLGVGLTLFMNQFGITDMGVQFAAYTLSSLPLVLIFSFGMKYFIQGMTSGAIKM
- a CDS encoding ABC transporter substrate-binding protein, giving the protein MINAKKWMGYILMLSLIAAALAACSKNESGNKPSAASSPTNAPSNTASQAAQQEELNGTINITLPQQSSEVWNKVAAAYMAKHPKVKVNVEIKPLSGYKEWLTAQFAAGDPQVDLAMINEVADLQAQRKFVNYYPWFDKTNPYTGKPWKDSFNLEAMGVNLGAVGADDSLYVLNFETVQILWLYNKDIFAKLGVTEPPATFNELIEIFKKAKAAGYTPFALAGDSSSIWSGQAGWLMRIYPDQYFRDSIETARSQEADYTYNPDIDDVWKYDAADPYNDSESKVTKNPIRVWKAIKEQQGDYKMAGNPKWKAVMENLKTLFSYTPEGFFGTNEAQAYKLFLTGKAAVMLGAPSAYWQLPKDLADAEKTGVKDGVKPFEFGFFNMPSMEGEYVQAPARTIQLPIGFYGLVQKDAKQTALSVDFMMYLTSPEGYGVYVTAIQNSRDAALNGPPALNDITLPEEMSKAFASFKQIGNLEGLQGPSNTIARGLQDYQPSVQEYVSLVQRYFYNSMTVDDYLAKMQEQMLRYLPEALTFRKLDVSDLDNPERQPPKRE
- a CDS encoding ABC transporter permease subunit; the protein is MKLSAMLSAVLGVIVLFAVSSPVFAARTQWTAGQAQITSLSVRADGQAVAVGTYDAKVSVFDGDGQPLFDFKTKNVVTATAYLNDGSLLVASDDRHLYRIDSEGSVVWDRNLKRPVTGVASAGDGSAIVALLKGSKSAYVYDRDGQPLKEIDIGIQPRKVDVSGNGEWIALGGSDQYIYLLNASHEQVGKYSASGTIDALSVTDQGRVVAGTSSHQVFIFDREGAEPSIFTAADSVTAVAATDDGSYVAVSDFAGNDYVLDGGGDQLWQAASGKDGAGRAVAVSNDGSLLFKGSSTGVVQKLEIGSAIAVAKHQALQTRIVALVVAAVGAGLLAWLFYFLKKSNRLGIFGAIWRERFSYLMLLPTFGLIAMFLYYPAFSGLFHSFYDWKPGGRSTFVGLANYRRMFGDPYVIKGLGNLALLMITGLFKTIVPPLVVAELIYYLRRKGAQYWFRTAFVVSMIIPSVASLLIWQNFYDPNVGLLNQVLQAIGLGGWAHSWLGDPHTAIWAIIFMGFPFIGIMSLLLFYAGLISIPQDAIESAKIDGAGAARIIRSLHLPFLAGQMKLLIILAFIGIIQDFGSILIVTRGGPLDSTYVPALQMYFAATQFNDLGYASALGVAMFAIILALTIVNMKFMKSSTD